One part of the Glycine max cultivar Williams 82 chromosome 14, Glycine_max_v4.0, whole genome shotgun sequence genome encodes these proteins:
- the LOC102665326 gene encoding uncharacterized protein → MVRTRGLARALGSGTGRGTVRDEHDVDVPWRRRPTASAHRQRVQVTVAEDVPPQVTEDLDDLVTEGVVDMTEDVHDVEEDVDAADVAADGAEESPERPELKLVSHGRKVDKIGSPAPEIEGLVAGTGLSPLIGCSVVIGDPGLISAFTERWHRETNTFHLPVGELTITLDDVACLLHLPITGALHRFEPQVVDEVVLLMTELLEVSSQEARAETSGGYAWGVAVLVHMYDQLIEASQTPTRQMGGYLTLLQCWIYEYFGSVHQCVTDDAYAETTPRASRWLMMKAHMKGIKGAPYRARLDALTITNVSWLPYSDHQAVRGFDLISCY, encoded by the exons atggttagaacaAGAGGTCTAGCACGTGCTTTAGGTAGTGGTACAGGTAGAGGCACGGTTCGGGATGAGCATGATGTTGATGTTCCCTGGCGTCGTAGGCCTACTGCTTCTGCCCATAGGCAACGAGTTCAAGTTACTGTCGCTGAGGATGTTCCTCCTCAGGTGACTGAGGATCTTGATGATCTGGTGACTGAGGGTGTTGTTGATATGACCGAGGATGTCCATGATGTGGAGGAGGACGTAGATGCTGCGGACGTAGCTGCAGATGGTGCTGAGGAGTCACCT GAACGACCTGAGTTGAAGCTGGTCTCCCACGGTAGGAAAGTTGATAAAATTGGGAGTCCAGCgcctgagattgaaggccttGTTGCCGGCACCGGATTAAGTCCATTGATCGGATGTTCTGTGGTCATCGGCGATCCTGGACTGATATCCGCATTTACGGAGAGGTGGCATAGGGAGACCAacaccttccaccttccagtGGGAGAGTTGACTATCACACTGGACGATGTGGCGTGTCTCCTCCATCTTCCTATCACAGGGGCATTACACAGGTTTGAGCCTCAGGTCGTGGACGAGGTCGTGTTGCTGATGACCGAGCTTTTAGAGGTATCTAGCCAGGAGGCTCGAGCTGAGACC TCTGGGGGCTATGCATGGGGAGTTGCCGTCCTGGTTCACATGTATGACCAGTTGATTGAAGCTTCGCAGACCCCCACACGACAAATGGGTGGATACTTGACGCTATTACAG TGTTGGATATATGAGTATTTTGGCAGTGTTCATCAGTGCGTGACTGATGATGCGTACGCTGAGACTACCCCACGTGCCTCGAGGTGGCTTATGATGAAGGCACACATGAAGGGGATCAAGGGAGCACCGTACAGGGCACGTTTGGACGCTCTGACGATCACAAATGTTTCCTGGTTGCCCTACAGTGACCACCAGGCAGTTAGGGGCTTCGACCTGATTTCATGCTATTAG